Within the Candidatus Neomarinimicrobiota bacterium genome, the region GGTGCTTCAACTTTTTCATCCGCTTCGGCAACTTCCGCCACAACAGGCGCTTCCTCAATATGAACTTCCGGACGCGCATCCAAGACAACTGTCTGGTTCCTAAGGATGGGATTTTGAAGAACCATAAAACGTTCAAAACTATTTAAGTTTTCAGCTGATTCTGTTTCAAAATGGAGCAGAACAAAGGTACCATATTTATGTTTCTGTATTGCATAGGCTAATCGTTTTTTACCCCACACACGATGGTTGATTATTGAAAAAGTGTATTCACCAATTTTATCAACTACCGTCTTCATCACTTCATCTAGACGATCCTGTTCATAGTTTGGGTTTACGATATAGAGACTTTCGTAATATCTCATGTAAGACTCCTTAATTTCTAGGCAATCAATGGTGCAATCACCAAAGATACCACTGACATAAGTTTAATTAAAATATTTAGTGAAGGACCTGACGTATCTTTAAATGGATCGCCTACAGTATCGCCGACTACCGATGCTTTATGTGCATCGGACCCTTTGATAATAGATTCTCCATTAATTACTGTTCCTTCTTCAATCATTTTCTTGGCATTATCCCATGCGCCACCAGCATTGGACTGGAAAATCGCCATGAGAACGCCACAAACTGTGACACCGGCCAATAAGCCGCCAAGCGTCTCAGCGCCAAAAACAAACCCAACTAAAACAGGGGATGTAATAGCAAGGATTCCTGGGAGGACCATTTCTTTAATGGCAGATTGTGTTGATATTTCAACACATTTACCATGTTCAGCTTTGGTTAACCCCAATTCATAGGCTGCACGATCATCTTCAGACCAAGAAGATTCATCACCTTTATTCAGAACATTTAGAGCTGCTTTCAACTCAGGTATATCTCTGAATTGGCGGCGAACTTCTTCAATCATTGCCATTGCTGCACGCCCAACTGCGCCCATAGCCATAGATGAAAAGAGGAAGGGCAGCATGCCGCCTACAAATAATCCTGCCATTACCATTGGGTTGGAAATGTCTATACTATCGATTCCCGATTGAACCATAAAAGCCGCAAACAAGGCTAATGCCGTTAAGGCTGCAGACCCAATGGCAAATCCTTTACCGATGGCGGCAGTTGTATTTCCAACCGCATCAAGTTTATCTGTTCTTTCGCGAACTTCTGCAGGAAGCCCTGCCATTTCAGCAATACCGCCAGCATTATCAGAAATAGGACCGTAAGCATCAACGGCTAACTGAATCCCCGTGTTGGCCAGCATACCAAGAGCAGCCATAGCAATACCATAAAGGCCAGCAAAATGATGAGCGCCCATAATGGCCGACGCCAAAATCAAAATTGGAATTGCAGTCGATTGCATACCAACGCCCAATCCAGCAATAAGATTCGTTGCAGGACCTGTTAAAGATTGTTTTACAATTGATAAAACAGGCTTTGTACCTGTCCCCGTATAATGTTCAGTTATTAAACCAATCCCTAAACCAGAGACTAGACCAATAACTGTGGCATAAAAAACACCCATACTCGTAAAGGTTACGCCACCTTGAACAAATTCAGCTGGTAAAAATTTCTGGATCAAGAAGTAAATAGCAACCACCATTATTACCGAACTACCGAATTCACCCCTATTCAAAGCTTTTTGGGGATCGCCACCTTCTTTCACAGAAACCATAAACGTTCCTATGATAGAGACAACAATCCCTGCGGCTGCAATCATTAATGGAAGTAACACAAAGTTAAAATCAAATCCTCCCATTACCAGAACACTGGCACCAAGAACCATGGAACCTACAATTGATCCAATATAAGATTCAAAAAGATCAGCGCCCATACCGGCGACGTCACCCACATTGTCACCTACATTATCCGCAATAGTGGCAGGGTTTAATGGATGATCTTCTGGGATACCAGCTTCTACTTTACCGACTAGGTCAGCACCAACATCAGCTGCTTTGGTATAAATACCGCCCCCAACGCGAGCAAACAATGCAATGGAGGACGCTCCCAAAGAAAATCCTGAGATCACATTTAACA harbors:
- a CDS encoding sodium-translocating pyrophosphatase; its protein translation is MSSNFIFVIGAAVLAMLYSFWKSSWIEAQDEGTDRMKSIGASIADGAMAFLKAEYRVLSIFVIAVAILLGFANSGRADSSVLISLSFVVGAVTSGLAGFLGMKVATKANNRTTNAARTSLASALNVAFTGGSVMGMSVVGLGVLGLGGLFIFYTGYYGQDADSMKTVLNVISGFSLGASSIALFARVGGGIYTKAADVGADLVGKVEAGIPEDHPLNPATIADNVGDNVGDVAGMGADLFESYIGSIVGSMVLGASVLVMGGFDFNFVLLPLMIAAAGIVVSIIGTFMVSVKEGGDPQKALNRGEFGSSVIMVVAIYFLIQKFLPAEFVQGGVTFTSMGVFYATVIGLVSGLGIGLITEHYTGTGTKPVLSIVKQSLTGPATNLIAGLGVGMQSTAIPILILASAIMGAHHFAGLYGIAMAALGMLANTGIQLAVDAYGPISDNAGGIAEMAGLPAEVRERTDKLDAVGNTTAAIGKGFAIGSAALTALALFAAFMVQSGIDSIDISNPMVMAGLFVGGMLPFLFSSMAMGAVGRAAMAMIEEVRRQFRDIPELKAALNVLNKGDESSWSEDDRAAYELGLTKAEHGKCVEISTQSAIKEMVLPGILAITSPVLVGFVFGAETLGGLLAGVTVCGVLMAIFQSNAGGAWDNAKKMIEEGTVINGESIIKGSDAHKASVVGDTVGDPFKDTSGPSLNILIKLMSVVSLVIAPLIA
- the rpsF gene encoding 30S ribosomal protein S6 — its product is MRYYESLYIVNPNYEQDRLDEVMKTVVDKIGEYTFSIINHRVWGKKRLAYAIQKHKYGTFVLLHFETESAENLNSFERFMVLQNPILRNQTVVLDARPEVHIEEAPVVAEVAEADEKVEAP